The window GCAGCCGCGGAGACAACGCCGGGAAGCGCTTCGACACGCGCGAGGATCTCCCGGTAGAGACCCGCGCGGTCCGCGGGCCCTGGATAGGTGGCTTCGACAGGTGTCACTTCCATCGTCAGGACGCTCTCGGGATCGAATCCCAGCTCCACTCGAGAGATCGCGCCGAGCGTCCGCAGAAGTAAGCCTGCGGTCACGAGTAGCATGACGGCAAGCCCCACCTCCACCGTTACGAGGATGGACCGCACGCGGGTGCCTCCCCAGGAGGCTTTCAGGGAGCGAACGAGAGAGCTTCTCGACCCAACGAGCGCCGGCCACGCGCCGACCGCGACTCCGGTCAGGGCCGCGAGGAGGAACCCGAACGCGAACAGGTGCGCATCGAGCGAGATCTCCGCCTGGCGCGGAAGACTCTCCGGAAGGATCGACGGTGTCGCCGAAATAACGCCCCAGGCGATTACGAGACCCCCGAGACCCCCGAGCAATGCGAGAAAAACATGCTCGACCACGAGCTGTCCCGCGAGCCTCCTACGGCCTGCACCGAGTGCGGAGCGGAGCGCGAGCTCGCGGCTTCGGCTGAAGGCGCGGGTGAGCGCCAGGTTCGAGACGTTCGCACCGGCGATCAGAAAAACGACGACGACGGCGATGAACAGAACGCGGAGTCCCCTTGTGACCTCTTCGACCATCGCCTCATGGAGCGGCAGGACGGCAACCGTCCATCCCTCGTTCGTTCCCGGAAACTCGCCTGCCATCCGCTCGGCGAGCGTCGCGAGCTCGACTCCCGCGTCCTCCACGCGCGCGCCAGGCCGGAGCCTCCCGAGCACCCGAAGGAAATGGGCGGAGCGGTCCGGATCCGTGGCGTCGAACGCGAACGGGACGAGGATCTCGACCTTCGGCTGCTGCGGGAAGACGAAATCCGGCGGCAGGATCCCGACGACGGTATGTGGCTCGCCGGAGACAACGAGCGTCCGCCCGAGAGCCGAGGGGTCGGCACCCATGGCACTCGACCACAGACCGTGGGTGAGCAGCACGACGCGATCGCCCCCGGGACGGTCCTCCTCGTCGAGAAAGTTGCGACCGCGAGAAGGCTCGATGCCGAGGACGCGCAATAAGCTCGCCGTCACCCTCGCACCGGGGACGCGCAGGGGATCGCCGTCGACGAGGAGATTGAATCCGTCTTCTCGGTAAGCTCCGAGCTCGTCGAACCGGCGTACCTCGTCGCGCCAGGTGAGGAAGTTTCCCACCGAGACCGAGAAGAAAGGCACCGTCTCGTGCCGATCCCAAAGGCGCACCAGCCGGTCGGGCGAAGGATACGGAAGCGGCTTCAGCAGGACGGCGCGGAAAACGCTGTAGACCGAGACGACGGCACCGATCCCGAGTGTCAGGGTAGCGACAATGGCAAGCGAGAATGCACGCTGAGAACGAAGCGCACGCAACGCATAGGCCAGATCCCGATCGACAGTCACCGCATTCGTTCGGCGTTCCTCCTTACCGCTTGGCTTCCTCAGGCTTCCGGCCCAGGAGCGCCCCAAGCTCACGGCGAGATCGCGCAACAAGAATCCGCTCTCCCCCGCCGCCCGTTCCGCCCGGTACGCGTCCAGCATTTCTTCGCCGAAGCGTTCTCTAAAGCGCGGCGGATAGAGGTAGAGAACGAGCCGGTAGAGTCGCTCTCCCGCCGACGGGCCCTCGGTCTCGCTCAAGCTTCCCCCAGACGCGCGCGCGCGGTGCGAACGACGTCTTCCAATCGTTCGACCTCCGCCGCCAAGAGACGGCGTCCCCTCGCCGTGAGGGCGTAGTACCGCCTCTGCGCGTGCTCGACGTCGCTTCGCTTCGGGGACACCTCGCGAATAAAGCCGCGATCGAGGAGGCGGGCGATGGTCTCGTAGAGCGTTCCCGGTCCGAGCTGCACCGCGCCCGCGCTTTTGGCTGAGACTTCTTGCTTTATGGCGTAACCGTGACGCTCGCCGGCAGCGAGCGCCACGAGAACGTGGAGCTCGTGAGGCCTCAGCGGCCGACGAGAGCTCTTCGATCCACTCATCCCGGGAATTCTAGCATATCGGAAACCGATATGTTGAGATTCCGCGATGGCCGACCGACAGCCACGCCAAGATCGATGAGATTCGCCGACTACTCGCTCGACGTCTGCGGTACCTCGTTCCCGGCGATGCGGACGGACTCGATGCTTCTCATGTTCTCGATGTCGTCGAGCGGGTTCTCGCCGAGCACGATGAAGTCGGCCCACTTCCCGGGCGCGAGGGTGCCGATGTCGTCGAAGCCGAGGCAGCGGGCGGCGTCCCCGGTCGCGGACATGAGAATCTGCTTCGGCGACAGCCCCGCGTCGGCCATCAAGCCGAGCTCCATGTGCTCGAAATAACCCTGGAAACGGGCGGCG is drawn from Vicinamibacteria bacterium and contains these coding sequences:
- a CDS encoding ABC transporter permease produces the protein MSETEGPSAGERLYRLVLYLYPPRFRERFGEEMLDAYRAERAAGESGFLLRDLAVSLGRSWAGSLRKPSGKEERRTNAVTVDRDLAYALRALRSQRAFSLAIVATLTLGIGAVVSVYSVFRAVLLKPLPYPSPDRLVRLWDRHETVPFFSVSVGNFLTWRDEVRRFDELGAYREDGFNLLVDGDPLRVPGARVTASLLRVLGIEPSRGRNFLDEEDRPGGDRVVLLTHGLWSSAMGADPSALGRTLVVSGEPHTVVGILPPDFVFPQQPKVEILVPFAFDATDPDRSAHFLRVLGRLRPGARVEDAGVELATLAERMAGEFPGTNEGWTVAVLPLHEAMVEEVTRGLRVLFIAVVVVFLIAGANVSNLALTRAFSRSRELALRSALGAGRRRLAGQLVVEHVFLALLGGLGGLVIAWGVISATPSILPESLPRQAEISLDAHLFAFGFLLAALTGVAVGAWPALVGSRSSLVRSLKASWGGTRVRSILVTVEVGLAVMLLVTAGLLLRTLGAISRVELGFDPESVLTMEVTPVEATYPGPADRAGLYREILARVEALPGVVSAAAVHRLPLDGGNSSYPAYVEGRPPASGNRFPAFNYRAVGGDYFEAFGMTLLSGRSFDPVETWETGGVVVVNEAMAASLWPGGGALGSRLGPSPDGPWLEVIGIVGNARESSLDEEPEAAMYLPYSVAPVPTMVLVARTIAFPLDLVRPVRSGLAALDPRQPVAQFGTLRDHVDDALGPPRFHAVFLSTFAVLALALAAVGIHSVISSSVRQRRQEIGIRMALGARAGHVLAMTWRSGMTPVAAGVALGLGAALVVSWSIESFLFGVDRLDPLSFLGFPLVLVVVAAAANFFPARAAAAIDPIETLRTE
- a CDS encoding PadR family transcriptional regulator, whose product is MSGSKSSRRPLRPHELHVLVALAAGERHGYAIKQEVSAKSAGAVQLGPGTLYETIARLLDRGFIREVSPKRSDVEHAQRRYYALTARGRRLLAAEVERLEDVVRTARARLGEA